Part of the Lycium ferocissimum isolate CSIRO_LF1 chromosome 6, AGI_CSIRO_Lferr_CH_V1, whole genome shotgun sequence genome, TGGAGATATTTTCGGTTCTCTGGCAGCTATCGCAGGCTttcacaaattcatgaacatcTTTGAACAAAGTAGGCTAATATAAATCGGACTGAAGTACCTTTACAGCTGTTCTTTCACCAGCGTGATGTCCACCATTGGGTGATGAGTGACACTTCTAAAGAATCACGACGACCTCGTCCTCTGGAATATACATTCCAATTAGTAGATCTGTGCCAACCCTGTAGAGATAGGGCTCACCCCATATATAGAAATGACTATCATGCAAAATCCGCTTCTTCTTCTCATGATTAGCACTAGGGGGATAAATATCACTCACTATAAAGTTCACCATGTCTGCATACCATGGCACCTCAGCTGACTGAAGAGAAAAAAGTTGTTCATCAGGAAAAGTCTCCTTAATCACCACTGCTTCACCTATATGTTCCTGATCTTCCAATCTCGATAAGTGGTCTGCTACTTGATTTTCTATGCCCTTCCGGTCAAGAATCTCAATGTCAAACTCTTGTAGCAGCAGTACCTAATGTATAAGCCTCGGCTTCGCACCCTTCTTTGCAATAAGTAGCAAACTGCAGTATCATCAGTATAAACAATTTCCTTTCTGTCCATAAGATATAATCAAAATTTGTCAAAAGCGTAGACTACCGCCAATAACTCCTTCTCTGTAACCGTGTAGTTCATCTGGGCTGCGTCAAGTGTCTTCTTTGGCATAATATATAGGATGAAATATCTTGTCCCTCTTCTGACCAAGGACAGCTCCCACAGCAAAATCgcttgcatcacacatcaaaATAAACGACAAAGACCAATTGGGTGCGATGATAATAGGAACAAACActaatctcttcttcaacttatCAAAAGCTGTCAGATAGGCTTTATTGAACATAAACATCACATCTTTTTCTAATAGCTTGCACATCTCATTAGCAACTTTagagaaatctttgatgaacCATCGATAAAAGTTTATATGCCCAAGAAAATGCGCACTCCCCAAACTGAAACGGGTGGTGGCAAATTTTCAATCTCCTCAATTTTTGCCTTATCAACTTCTATTCCCTTGCTCGATACCTTGTGCCCAAGAACAATGCCCTCTCGAACCATGAAATGGTATTTTTCCCAGTGAAGTACCAAGTTTGTTTCTTCACAACAAGTTAACACGGCATTAAGATGGTTCAAACAGTCATCAAAAGAATCTCCAAAGACAGAGAAATCATCCATGAATGCCTCCTCATaatttttttaccatatcggtGAAAATAGCCATCATGCATCTCTGGATCGTACCTGGGGTGTTGCCTAAACCGAAAGGCATCCTCCGGAATACAAATGTATTATATAGACAAATGAATGTGGCCTTCTTCTGATATTCTGGTGCAATCATGATCTGATTATAGCCCGAATAGCCATCCAGAAAGCATAATAATAGTGCCCTGCCAATTTATTGAGCATCTGATCCATGAATGGCAACGGAAAGTGATCTTTTCTGGTGGCGTTTAACTTGCGATAGTCAATACATACCCTCCAACCAGTAACAGTTCATCTAGGCACCAATTCATTCTTCTCGTTCTCTACCACAGTcatgccccctttcttcgggacaCATTATACGGGGCTCACCCATTTACCGTcagagatgggataaataatgcAATTGTCAAGCCACTTGATTACCTCTTTCTTCACTACCTCCTTCATAATTGGGTTCAATCGTCTCTGGCATTCAACATTGGGCTTGCTGTCCTCttctaataatattttgtgcatGCAAAACGAACTACTAATACCTCGAAATACCTCGAGGACATTCTTAGTACTAAGAACTACTAATACCTCGAACTACTGATATTCGACCTGTTAGCACTCGCAATACACGTTTAACCCTATATCAGTCAGATAAGTAGAGAGGATCACAGGTAATGTATTTTCACAACCCAAGAAAGCATGGCAAAGATAAGAAGGTAATGGCTTCAACTCAATAACTGGAGACTGTTCAATACAAGGCTTCGGCTTCTTCCAGGACTCTGGTCTGTTTAACTCCTCAAATGGTGTATTCACTCCCAAATAAGTACATGAAGTGTCAAGAATACTAAGACACTTCTCGACTTCTGCATCAACTATCAAATCTTCCCCATACACTGAACTGTCTCTAAAGGATCTCGCGAAGCTAGAAAGTAATCTAAGTCTGCATTAGTGAACTCGGGCTCCACAACTGTAAACATCTTCAACTCCTCATAATGAGCTGGAAGCTTGGTTGCTTTAAACACATCAAAAGTCTCCTTTTATCTATCAactgtcatagacattttcccATCTCTAACTTGGATCACAGTGTCAATAGTAGCCAAGAATCCTCTTCCCATGATGAGAAGAACACTCTTATCTGCCTCATAATTAAGTATTACAAAATCAACGGAAGAATAAATGGTCCTACCTTCACAAGAACATTCTCAATAATACCATTAGGATGAGCAAAAGATTGATCAGCTAGCTGCAAATTAATAGTCGTTGGCCTAGGCTCACCCAAACCCAACGTTCAGAACACAGAAATAGGCATCAGATTAATACTAGCACCCAAGTCACACAATTCTAGCCCAACATCAATGTTGCCAATAGTAATCAAAATCGTGAAGCTACGGGGATCTTTCAACTTTGGAGGAATTTTACTCCTCACTCCAGAACTGCACTCCTCAGTAAGTGCAATAGTTTCAAACTCTATCTAACGCCTTTTGTTCGTAACCACATCTTtgatatacttagcatatttttgaactttttgcAAAAGCTCCACCAGAGGAATGTTAATGTGTACCTATTTAaagagttcaagaaatttcttacaAGCCGAATCTACTTTCTGTTTCTGAAGTCGCAGTGAAAAAAGAGGGGGTCGTCGAACCACTTTCTCTATAAGTTGCTCTGCGACTTTCTGCTCTGGCTCAGCTTACTTAGTAGGGATAAGTTCTGCTTCGACtacgttctttttttttttaggcacTTTTTCATGTTCTGTGCCATTTCTCAAGGTGACTGTCTTGCACTCCTTTGGGTTCTTCTCAGCATCACTAGAAAGAGCACTGTGTGGTCTAACATTCTGCATAATAGCTATCTGCCCCATTTGACGCTCAAGCTCATGAATAGGTTTATGCATCTCACTCTGAACTTTCTGATTTTGCTGCTGCATTACCTGCTGTTGAGCTATGAGTTGTTTCATTATCTCTTTTAAATTGCTAGCTGGCTGGGCCTGATTTGCTGATAATTGTTTAGCTTGTGGAAGTCCTGCTTCCCGAATGGAGGATTGTAATTATTTCCATAATAGTACCCACAATTTCTGCCATCATGGTTTTTGTTGCCCCACATAATAGACGGATTCTGGATTCAATAGACAATTAGAATAATCATAAATCTTACCAAACTTACACACGCTGCTTGCTGAATATGTTGAACTAGTTGGACCTGCTGAGCTTGAGGAAAACCCCTTAATATCACATTAGTAAGTGTACTTATATTAGCCCGAATAGCTGCAACATCATCTACTTGAAGAACCCCAACGGCTTTTTGTGGTAACCGTCGGCTCATATCTTGATATTCCTGAGTGCCCTTAGACATAAGCTCGAGTAAAGCTTCAATTTCCTCATAAGTCTTGGTCAAAATCTGTCCCTGGGTGGACACTTTCAACAAAGCACTAGAATCATGCCTCAACCcttaaataaaataatgcaCAATAATCTTCAGGGGCTGTATATGATGAGAACAATCTCGGAAATAACCCTTGAACCTCTCCCAATCCTGTGATAGAGATTCGAAATCCTTCTGAGTGAAGTTGGCAATTTTCCCTCTGAGCTCTTTCATTTTTCGGGACGAAAAGAACTTCTCGATAAATTTGCTCAATAAAATCTCCCACAAAGTAATAGAATTTGCGGGGAGATTATTAAACCACTCTTTAGATTCACCAATTAACGAGAACGAGAATAatacaatattcacaaaatcGTCCGTGACATCTCTGTATTGGAAATTTTCACTTAAGTCCACGAACTGCATCAAATGCTTGTGTGGGTCTTCATTTGGCTTACCCATATACTAGCACGTAGCTTGCACCAGCCGCACTGTTCTTTCTTTCAGCTCGAATTGTTCGTTGATTTTCGGCTTGACAATGGCCTTAGCAGTGTTTGCCAGACTGGGTCTAGCATAGTTTGGAATTGGAACTCTAGCCGGTTATGCCACCTGAGCAGGTCTCGCATCCTGTTCATCCCTGTTTctatttctttccctttctaCCGCTTTAAGAGCAAGTCTTGCTGCTTTCTCAGCAATTCTTCTCTGTCTGCATAAAGTTCTTTTGATTTCGGGATCAAGATCAGCTAATGGTTCTCCTGAACTTCCAGTGCTTGGCATAAACAAGAGAAACATGAAGTGACATAAGTAGACCAACGAAAATAGTAAAGACTTGAATAGAGAAACAAActcaaataagaaaatagtaAATCTTTCTAAGTCCTCGACAAtggcgccaaaaacttgttgctcccaaatgcACCCGCAAGTATACGtgatcgtacaagtaatataggatgtttaagtccagatatcatACCCATAGAGACTTAAATTTTATCTTTGTTCAACTGATTCAAACTTCATTataactattcaagaaagtgacaatcaaaatattttgttgTGACTAActaaaaactgaaaataaacAATTGATATGAGTTTTTTTGTGATTGAGAAACTTGATGAAGACTGTAAGGTTTATCAGATAAGAGAAAGCTCCAGGGTCATGACTTTCGATAATCTAGTTGATCTTTTGACAATTCTACCTATTTCTTgtgttactagttgacgggttaattataactttatgagtatctttcgagttgctcacaagcctgtagatgctaatATAACTTCTAGGTTGAGAGTAGGGTCTTTGAACATTGGGACTTTAACGGGAAAATCCATAGagctagttaagattcttaagaggAGGATAGTTAATATTGCTTGCGTCCAAGAGACTAAATGGGTAGGACCTAAAGCTAAGGATGTGGACTGGTATAAGCTTTGGTTCTCGAGTAAGTCGGGAGACAGGAATAGGGTAGGCATCTTGGTTGATAGTAAGCTAAGGGATCAGGTGGTAGAGGCTAGAAGGGTCAATGACAGGATGATGACAATTAAGTTGGTCGTTGGATGTTTCAccttgaacattattagtgcttACGCGCCACAAGCGGGCTTGGACGAGGAGGTAAAGAGGCAtttttgggaggatttggaTGAAGTGGTGGGAGGTATACCGCCTACTGAGAAGTTATTCGTAGGAGGAGATTTCAATAGACACATTGGGTCTGTTTCGAGGGGTTATGATGATGTGCATGGGGGTTTTTGGCTTCGGAGACAGGAACGGAGGAGGAGTCTTACTTCTGGATTTCGCTAAGGCTTTTGGTTTGGTGGTAGCCAACTCGAGTTTCCCTAAGAAGGAggagcacttggtaacctttCGTAGCTCGGTGGCTGCGACGCAGATAGACTTTTTGCTCCTTAGAAAGGATGATAAATGTCTTTGTAAAGACTGCAAGGTCATTCCGAGCGAGAATCTTACGACCCAACATAAGCTattggtgatggatttggagatcaagaggaggaagaagaagagggtcgcCGATGATCGGCCAAGGATCAGGTGGGGGAGTTTGACTCTGTCTAGTGCCCAAGAATTAGGGGAGAAGTTGATGGCTTTAGGGGCGTGGGAGAGAGCGGGGAGATGCGAGCAGTATGTGGGATAGGATGACCAGTTGCATTAGAGAAGCAGCTAGAGAGGTTCTGGGAGTCTCAAGAGGTCGCCATGCTGTGCACCgaggggattggtggtggaatggggAAGTCCAAGGTAAAGTGGAAGCAAAGAAGCAGGTGTATGCGAAGCTGGTAGACAGCAAGGATGATAAAGAGAAGCGAACGAATAGGGAAAAGTACAAGATGGCGAGAAAGGAGGCGAAGTTGGCAGTGTCGGTAGCGAAAACGGCGGCGTTTGAACGCCTTTATGCAGAACTAGAGGACAGAGGCTGGGATAAGAAGTTGTTCAGGCTTGCCAAGGCGAGAGAGAGGAAGGCACGCGACCTGGATGAAGTGAAGTGCATCAAAGATGAGGATGGTAAAGTGTTGGTGGAGGAAGCTctcattagacggagatggcagtcatactttcataaactcttgaacgaagaAGGGGACaaagacattgtgttgggagatttggagtacTCTGAGAGGCATCGCGATTGTGggtattgtaggagtataaaggtCGACGAGGTTAAGGGTGCTGTTCGTAGGATATGCAGAGGAAGAGCGGCTGGACCTGACGAGATTCCtggggaattttggaagagtGCAGGTAGGGTAGGCTTGGAGTGGCTGActgggttgtttaatgtcatttttaagaCGGCGAAGAtgcccgaagaatggaggtggagtacaatgattcctttgtacaagaacaagggcgacattcaaagctgcaacaactatagaggtatcaagctgctaagccacactatgaaagtgtgggaaagggtgatagagatgagggtgaggagaggcgtgtctatttcagagaaccagttcggATTTATGCCGGGGCGCTCTACTACTGAAGCCATTCATATTGTTaggagattggtggagcagtatagggagcgAAAAagggacttgcacatggtattcatcgacctagagAAAGCTTACGATAAAGTGCCAAGAGAGGTTCtgtggagatgcttggaggctaaaggtgtacctgtggcgTACATTAGAGTGATCAAGGACATTTATCATGAAGCCAAGAC contains:
- the LOC132061516 gene encoding uncharacterized protein LOC132061516; its protein translation is MSFFVIEKLDEDCKVYQIRESSRPVDANITSRLRVGSLNIGTLTGKSIELVKILKRRIVNIACVQETKWVGPKAKDVDWYKLWFSSKSGDRNRVGILVDSKLRDQVVEARRVNDRMMTIKLVVGCFTLNIISAYAPQAGLDEEVKRHFWEDLDEVVGGIPPTEKLFVGGDFNRHIGSVSRGYDDVHGGFWLRRQERRRSLTSGFR